The Vibrio cyclitrophicus sequence TGCAGTCATTCGGGTAAGGAAATTTCCTGAGCCACCAGCACCAAACACAGTGTTTGAAGCGCCAGCACCGAAAGAGGCTCCCATATCTGCGCCTTTACCTTGTTGAATCAACACTAGGCCAATTACACCAAGCGCTGCCAACAGGTAAATCACAAGTAGAACTGTAAACATTTTTCCACCTATGTTCCTAATTGTTGAGCCAGCGCCGTTCAAAAAACTATTTTTAAGAACAAGGCTAGCGACCTCCTAACTGAAGGCCGAGCAATACTAGCGAATGCGACGATGGCTGACAAGGAGAATTTGCTAAAAAATAAGCC is a genomic window containing:
- the secG gene encoding preprotein translocase subunit SecG — its product is MFTVLLVIYLLAALGVIGLVLIQQGKGADMGASFGAGASNTVFGAGGSGNFLTRMTAIFATTFFILSLVLGNMSTHKTESQWIDPTQGQVIQQADDAVSEVPSQGDEIPQ